A region of Paractinoplanes abujensis DNA encodes the following proteins:
- a CDS encoding glycosyltransferase family A protein gives MEDTHPLAVAALQARSIAARAPLARIADTGDPWATGELARVIALQNLRADDQTDALTLLDGLRTRGPIAPAHQGLHCQIAYATGDHDRARALLSAYPAVPAPVRIALTVDLANPYAQGNGTWDFASLLPAPRVQVTDGPGTPYDRVTTGPVQRTGHPCRITTIVTVWQPDQSLLTSVRSLVRQTWTNHEILVVDDGSPSEFEPVLRAAAALDPRVRVIHMLAGAGKYVARNAGLDAATGDFVTFQDAGDWSHPLRLERQAAPLLADENVCATTVNGMRVTPRLVVTRPGMTSTRTEHLSSLMTRRDRALAAVGHFDPVRIGGDAEYVARMRAVLGPAAISHVDGAPLALITGPGSPPGWVDPARRSYRSAYSLAHSSSSRPLPVRGFAAPRQLLGQTGARAYDAVLAGDWTTAGGAGAAGAGQLRALAARGLRAALLHLDVLTNLRDGPRNLDPAVQTLINSGELTQVELTDDVRTRLVVARSARVLQHAPDLPSGVRAQRVVIEDANVVPQAAAAAIRLFGRKPLWAPAGADGRRKLTGAEAALATLDLPSTLDAAQWRLDRRGPRADRPVLGRHCRGGRAEWRRLRDELPDSARMDVRLLDTAGSAPRSFGRFGTPRSWLVYGPGDVTLRSFLYQIDFYLHLPADDEPADPAPDVLAALAAGCVAVLPYRYAPAFGEAAVYCTPEEVPDTVGQLHANRNALREQAARGSDFVRRHHAHELYAERVAWLASQS, from the coding sequence GTGGAAGACACGCATCCTCTTGCCGTCGCCGCCCTGCAAGCGCGGTCGATCGCCGCGCGCGCACCCCTGGCCCGGATCGCCGACACGGGCGACCCGTGGGCCACCGGCGAACTGGCCCGCGTGATCGCGCTGCAGAACCTGCGGGCCGACGACCAGACCGACGCGCTGACCCTGCTCGACGGGCTGCGCACCCGCGGCCCGATCGCACCCGCCCATCAAGGACTGCACTGCCAGATCGCGTACGCCACCGGAGACCACGACCGGGCCCGGGCGCTGCTGTCGGCGTACCCCGCGGTGCCCGCCCCGGTGCGCATCGCGCTCACCGTCGACCTGGCCAACCCGTACGCGCAAGGAAACGGCACGTGGGATTTCGCGTCCCTGCTGCCCGCGCCGCGTGTGCAGGTGACCGACGGGCCGGGCACCCCGTACGACCGGGTCACGACGGGACCGGTGCAGCGCACGGGCCACCCGTGCCGGATCACCACGATCGTCACCGTGTGGCAGCCCGACCAGTCACTGCTGACCTCGGTGCGCTCCCTCGTGCGGCAGACGTGGACCAACCACGAGATCCTGGTCGTCGACGACGGCTCGCCCTCGGAGTTCGAGCCGGTGCTGCGGGCGGCGGCCGCGCTAGACCCGCGCGTACGGGTGATCCACATGCTCGCCGGCGCGGGGAAGTACGTGGCCCGCAACGCCGGGCTGGACGCGGCGACCGGGGACTTCGTGACCTTCCAGGACGCCGGCGACTGGTCGCATCCGCTGCGGCTGGAACGTCAGGCGGCGCCGCTGCTGGCCGACGAGAACGTCTGCGCCACCACAGTGAACGGCATGCGGGTGACGCCCCGCCTGGTGGTGACCCGGCCGGGGATGACATCGACCCGCACGGAACATTTGTCGTCGCTGATGACGCGGCGGGACCGGGCGCTGGCGGCGGTCGGGCACTTCGACCCCGTACGCATCGGGGGCGACGCGGAGTACGTCGCGCGCATGCGGGCGGTTCTCGGACCCGCCGCCATCTCGCATGTGGACGGTGCGCCGCTGGCCCTGATCACCGGACCCGGCTCGCCGCCGGGGTGGGTGGATCCGGCCCGGCGGTCCTACCGGTCGGCCTACTCGCTCGCGCACTCGTCCTCGTCGAGACCCCTTCCCGTACGGGGATTCGCCGCACCGCGGCAGCTGCTCGGGCAGACCGGGGCCCGGGCGTACGACGCGGTGCTGGCGGGCGACTGGACCACGGCCGGCGGCGCGGGGGCCGCCGGGGCCGGGCAGTTGCGGGCCCTGGCCGCGCGGGGCCTGCGGGCCGCCCTGCTGCACCTGGACGTGCTGACCAACCTGCGCGACGGGCCGCGGAACCTCGACCCGGCCGTCCAGACATTGATCAACAGCGGCGAGCTGACCCAGGTCGAACTGACCGACGACGTGCGGACCCGGCTCGTGGTGGCCCGCTCCGCCCGCGTCCTGCAGCACGCGCCCGACCTGCCCAGCGGCGTCCGGGCGCAACGGGTCGTCATCGAGGACGCGAACGTCGTCCCCCAAGCTGCCGCAGCCGCGATCCGGCTCTTCGGCCGCAAACCGCTGTGGGCGCCGGCCGGAGCCGACGGCCGCCGCAAACTCACCGGCGCCGAGGCCGCCCTGGCCACCCTCGACCTGCCCAGCACGCTCGACGCGGCGCAGTGGCGGCTCGACCGGCGCGGCCCGCGAGCCGACCGCCCGGTGCTGGGCCGGCACTGCCGCGGCGGCCGGGCCGAATGGCGGCGCCTGCGCGACGAACTACCCGACTCGGCCCGCATGGACGTCCGCCTGCTCGACACGGCCGGTTCCGCACCCCGCTCGTTCGGCCGTTTCGGCACCCCACGCAGCTGGCTGGTCTACGGCCCCGGTGACGTCACGCTGCGCTCGTTCCTCTACCAGATCGACTTCTACCTGCACCTGCCCGCCGACGACGAGCCCGCCGACCCGGCCCCCGACGTGCTGGCCGCGCTGGCCGCGGGCTGCGTCGCCGTGCTGCCCTACCGCTATGCGCCCGCCTTCGGGGAGGCCGCGGTCTACTGCACGCCGGAAGAGGTGCCCGACACCGTCGGACAGCTTCACGCCAACCGCAATGCGCTGCGCGAACAGGCGGCCCGCGGCTCCGACTTCGTCCGCCGCCACCACGCCCACGAGCTCTACGCCGAACGGGTCGCGTGGCTGGCCTCACAAAGCTGA
- a CDS encoding class I SAM-dependent methyltransferase produces the protein MTRLRRLARAVVRRLRGLTRRQLAGLLVIVPLALGIAMIGQVAVAVVLLAVLYLLRRIEGSNRATHESARELRATVEQLQRRVIAAVEKERLAAGDRHQELTEAMARTERLTGRGAELLLREQRQEIEALFQLFQAVRPRAPMPSAGPGLQPTDLLGLVYVGRERRPGLTVALGCGPATVWLGYALTGTGGRLVAVDHDAGRVSLVRGLLAEHGLTSVELRHVPRAELVVEGRTVDWYDVDRLDGLNDVDLLLVDSGLAPSAADPLAPALHVLGRRLAPGAAVVVDEEPRVAPRQGGGFGLTVQRRLPGRWAVLSQTAASTPA, from the coding sequence ATGACCAGGCTGCGGCGGCTGGCTCGGGCCGTCGTGCGCCGGCTGCGGGGCCTGACCCGGCGGCAGCTGGCCGGCCTGCTCGTCATCGTGCCGCTGGCCCTGGGCATCGCGATGATCGGTCAGGTGGCCGTCGCCGTCGTCCTGCTGGCCGTGCTCTATCTGCTGCGCCGGATCGAGGGCTCGAACCGGGCGACCCACGAGTCCGCACGCGAGCTGCGCGCGACCGTCGAACAGTTGCAGCGCCGGGTGATCGCCGCAGTGGAGAAGGAACGGCTCGCCGCGGGCGACCGGCACCAGGAGCTCACCGAGGCGATGGCGCGGACCGAGCGCCTCACCGGCCGCGGCGCCGAACTGCTGCTGCGCGAACAGCGCCAGGAGATCGAGGCGCTGTTCCAGCTCTTCCAGGCGGTCAGACCACGGGCGCCGATGCCCTCGGCCGGGCCCGGCCTGCAGCCGACCGACCTGCTCGGCCTGGTGTATGTGGGCCGGGAACGGCGGCCGGGCCTGACGGTGGCGCTGGGCTGCGGTCCCGCGACCGTCTGGCTGGGCTACGCCCTGACCGGCACGGGTGGGCGGCTGGTGGCTGTCGACCACGATGCGGGCCGGGTCTCGCTCGTACGGGGGTTGCTGGCCGAACACGGGTTGACTTCGGTCGAGCTGCGGCACGTGCCACGGGCGGAACTGGTGGTCGAAGGGCGAACTGTCGACTGGTACGACGTCGATCGGCTGGACGGCCTGAACGACGTCGACCTCCTGCTCGTGGATTCGGGCCTGGCGCCCTCCGCGGCCGACCCGCTCGCGCCCGCACTGCATGTGCTGGGCCGCCGCCTGGCCCCGGGCGCGGCCGTGGTGGTGGACGAGGAACCCCGGGTGGCGCCGCGCCAGGGCGGGGGCTTCGGCCTGACCGTACAGCGTCGCCTGCCGGGCCGCTGGGCAGTGCTCTCCCAGACAGCCGCCTCAACCCCGGCCTAG
- a CDS encoding [protein-PII] uridylyltransferase, with product MTTMSSEPPPPPQVPVGGSLDKLREHIGAAARQDRAAALDAWLREMFPAHVPGVSLVAVGGLGRRDCAPYSDLDLVLLHNGAAGIDRIAAALWYPIWDARLGLDHSVRTLPEALSVAHDDVKVSLGLLDARHVAGDAALTAELVAAAGDQWRRTAVRLLPALKELTTTRWASHGELAFLLEGDLKEAAGGLRDVTLLRAIGRAGVADTMRPAVRAANLRQLDTRDALHLAVGRRVDRLVAQERGAVADLLDLDDGDALLRRVAGDARTVAHALDDAWRAADRLRSGRRRGLPAGTPSRRPVARDVVEQDGELVLARTAIGPKPDPSLSLRVAAAAAVVQLPIARATSEWLAAFSPPLPNPWPPAARAALVSLLGSGPGLLPTWETCDRYGLTDAWLPEWARMRSLPQHHPIHRFTLDRHLVQAAYEATAYAREVDRPDLLLIGAFLHDVGKGLPGDHSVVGAPVAADIATRIGLPPADVATIEKLVRLHLLLPDVATRRDLSDPMTISSVAETVGDATTLDLLHALARADSLATGPAAWSDWKGRLMTELVSRVHTALDTGELPEPPAPDPELLDGDLPAVHLDGDRLAVAAADRRGLLGAVAACLAMHRLDVVGANAGTVDGRAIVEFFTQPRYGSPYDPVALAADLRRVAAGDVSVTQRVRARAMSARGGTASPRVVWQRDVATDAAVLELRAADSPGLLYRVATALDEAGAEVRAARISTLGGDVVDAFYLVGSWADRAERERVTATVLAAV from the coding sequence ACGTGCCGGGGGTCAGTCTGGTCGCGGTGGGCGGGCTGGGCCGGCGCGACTGCGCCCCCTACAGCGACCTCGACCTCGTGCTGCTGCACAACGGCGCGGCCGGCATCGACCGGATCGCCGCCGCTCTCTGGTATCCGATCTGGGACGCCCGGCTCGGCCTCGACCACTCCGTGCGCACTCTGCCGGAGGCGCTGTCGGTCGCGCACGACGACGTCAAGGTCTCCCTGGGCCTGCTCGACGCCCGCCACGTGGCCGGCGACGCGGCCCTGACCGCCGAACTCGTCGCGGCCGCGGGCGACCAGTGGCGGCGCACTGCCGTACGGCTGCTGCCGGCGCTCAAGGAACTGACCACCACCCGCTGGGCGAGCCACGGCGAGCTCGCGTTCCTGCTCGAGGGCGACCTCAAGGAGGCGGCGGGCGGGTTGCGCGACGTCACCCTGCTGCGCGCGATCGGCCGCGCCGGGGTGGCGGACACCATGCGACCGGCCGTACGGGCCGCGAACCTGCGCCAGCTCGACACCCGCGACGCGCTGCACCTGGCGGTCGGGCGCCGCGTCGACCGGCTGGTCGCCCAGGAACGCGGGGCCGTGGCCGACCTGCTCGACCTCGACGACGGGGACGCGCTGCTGCGCCGGGTCGCGGGGGACGCCCGTACGGTGGCCCACGCCCTGGACGACGCCTGGCGCGCCGCCGATCGGCTCCGCAGCGGCCGCCGCCGGGGTCTGCCCGCGGGAACGCCGAGCCGCCGCCCGGTCGCGCGGGACGTGGTCGAGCAGGACGGCGAGCTGGTTCTGGCCCGCACCGCCATCGGGCCCAAGCCCGACCCCAGCCTGTCGCTGCGCGTCGCCGCCGCGGCCGCCGTCGTGCAGCTGCCCATCGCCCGGGCCACCTCCGAATGGCTGGCCGCGTTCTCGCCGCCGCTGCCCAACCCGTGGCCGCCCGCCGCCCGGGCCGCGCTGGTGTCGCTGCTCGGTTCCGGCCCCGGCCTGCTGCCCACATGGGAGACCTGCGACCGGTACGGGCTGACCGACGCCTGGCTGCCGGAGTGGGCGCGGATGCGGAGCCTGCCCCAGCACCACCCGATCCACCGGTTCACCCTCGACCGGCACCTCGTGCAGGCCGCGTACGAGGCCACGGCGTACGCGCGGGAAGTCGACCGGCCCGACCTGCTGCTGATCGGCGCGTTCCTGCACGACGTCGGCAAGGGCCTGCCCGGGGATCACAGCGTGGTCGGCGCCCCCGTCGCGGCCGACATCGCGACCCGGATCGGGCTGCCCCCGGCCGACGTGGCCACCATCGAGAAACTCGTACGGCTGCACCTGTTGCTGCCCGATGTGGCGACCCGCCGCGACCTGAGCGACCCGATGACGATCTCGTCGGTGGCCGAGACGGTCGGCGACGCCACCACGCTCGACCTCCTGCACGCCCTGGCCCGCGCCGACTCGCTGGCCACCGGCCCGGCCGCCTGGTCGGACTGGAAGGGCCGGCTGATGACCGAGCTGGTCAGCCGCGTGCACACCGCGCTCGACACGGGCGAGCTGCCCGAACCGCCCGCGCCCGACCCCGAGCTGCTCGACGGCGATCTGCCCGCCGTGCACCTCGACGGGGACCGCCTGGCCGTGGCCGCCGCCGACCGCCGGGGACTGCTGGGCGCGGTCGCGGCCTGCCTGGCCATGCACCGGCTCGACGTCGTGGGGGCCAACGCGGGCACCGTCGACGGGCGGGCCATCGTGGAGTTCTTCACCCAGCCCCGCTACGGGAGCCCGTACGACCCGGTGGCGCTCGCGGCCGACCTGCGCCGGGTGGCCGCGGGGGACGTGTCGGTGACCCAGCGGGTGCGGGCGCGGGCGATGAGCGCGCGGGGCGGCACGGCCTCGCCCCGGGTGGTGTGGCAGCGCGACGTGGCCACCGACGCGGCGGTGCTGGAACTGCGCGCGGCCGACTCGCCGGGGTTGCTCTACCGGGTGGCGACGGCGCTCGACGAGGCCGGGGCCGAAGTCCGGGCGGCTCGCATCTCCACCCTGGGCGGCGACGTGGTGGACGCGTTCTACCTGGTCGGGTCGTGGGCCGATCGGGCCGAACGCGAGCGCGTAACGGCCACAGTGCTGGCCGCCGTGTAA
- a CDS encoding glycosyltransferase — MYDVAILSDLRFPGGNSASIVAEVQAQAAAGLTTVLIHVPSPRLRHARPFASRIVACLRDGLADLADEDAEVAARVLLIRGPEVFAEDPATVPKIAAGHTIVVLDRAPAAGVRERIESRFGPAVVWAPISGRVREELQAAASAGALPDTDWHEIIDVAGWRVESRPHATVPVIGGHGWPDPAVQPDAPDVRVRRLDETGDESPREFLGTLDFFVHFPEPERVDTDRTILEAMASGVPVVADPRFRSVFAEAAVYTQPAGVRDLVLRLHKDRPAYDALVARARSFVTEHFGSASHIARLASLGVLPRGTVPAPRVELLPSARPARRVLLVGDDIARFRAIARRLPADLEPVVVAGSAGLPAAHAAGLLTEYLPAAAELGVAENRWAGFVRDRLRHLIELYGPRAVLVGGVPHDGIAAAIADNEGPRWLWLRPAMWRRGTGGQWAARGALFAGILEPGEFAAGGDEGWTTTARAGVSTVDPITELPRKRRRRAAENTLLCRGVVASLPGFTVTEARPGELGGIALAVSRADYTNFHELLGAGVPTVFVPDPGGADDELARARFAAAAGVAICATGDDEAAAALERLADPAAREALARRCAELSFGNGAADAADWLAGFCREQSETGARSVR, encoded by the coding sequence GTGTACGACGTCGCCATCCTGTCCGACCTGCGCTTCCCGGGCGGCAACTCGGCGAGCATCGTGGCGGAGGTGCAGGCCCAGGCGGCGGCCGGCCTGACGACCGTGCTGATCCACGTGCCCTCCCCCCGGCTGCGGCACGCCCGTCCGTTCGCGTCGCGGATCGTGGCCTGCCTGCGCGACGGGCTGGCCGACCTGGCCGACGAGGACGCCGAGGTCGCGGCCCGGGTGTTGCTGATCCGCGGGCCGGAGGTGTTCGCCGAGGATCCGGCGACGGTGCCGAAGATCGCGGCTGGGCACACGATCGTCGTGCTCGATCGGGCCCCCGCCGCGGGCGTGCGCGAGCGGATCGAGAGCCGTTTCGGCCCGGCCGTCGTGTGGGCCCCGATCAGCGGGCGGGTGCGCGAGGAGTTGCAGGCCGCGGCGTCCGCCGGCGCGCTGCCCGACACCGACTGGCACGAGATCATCGACGTGGCCGGCTGGCGGGTCGAGTCGCGTCCACATGCGACAGTTCCGGTGATCGGTGGGCACGGGTGGCCCGATCCGGCCGTCCAGCCGGACGCGCCGGACGTCCGGGTGCGTCGGCTGGACGAGACCGGCGACGAGTCCCCGCGCGAGTTCCTCGGCACGCTCGACTTCTTCGTCCACTTCCCCGAACCCGAGCGGGTGGACACCGACCGGACGATTCTGGAGGCGATGGCGAGCGGGGTGCCGGTCGTCGCGGACCCCCGGTTCCGGTCGGTCTTCGCCGAGGCCGCGGTCTACACGCAGCCGGCCGGTGTCCGTGATCTCGTGCTGCGACTGCACAAGGACCGGCCCGCCTACGACGCTCTGGTCGCCCGGGCCCGCTCCTTCGTGACCGAGCATTTCGGCAGTGCCTCGCACATCGCCCGGCTGGCGTCGCTGGGCGTGCTGCCCCGCGGGACCGTGCCCGCGCCGCGTGTGGAGCTGCTCCCCAGTGCCCGGCCGGCCCGGCGGGTCCTGCTCGTGGGCGACGACATCGCCCGGTTCCGGGCCATCGCCCGCCGGCTGCCGGCCGATCTCGAACCGGTCGTCGTGGCCGGATCGGCCGGGCTACCCGCCGCGCACGCCGCCGGTCTGCTCACCGAGTACCTGCCCGCGGCGGCCGAGCTCGGTGTGGCCGAGAACCGCTGGGCCGGGTTCGTGCGCGACCGGCTGCGGCACCTGATCGAGCTCTACGGCCCGCGCGCGGTGCTGGTCGGCGGGGTGCCGCACGACGGGATCGCCGCCGCGATCGCGGACAACGAGGGACCGCGCTGGCTGTGGCTGCGCCCGGCCATGTGGCGGCGCGGCACCGGCGGTCAGTGGGCGGCCCGCGGCGCGTTGTTCGCGGGCATCCTGGAGCCGGGCGAGTTCGCGGCCGGCGGTGACGAGGGCTGGACCACCACCGCCCGGGCCGGGGTGAGCACTGTCGACCCGATCACCGAGCTGCCCCGGAAACGGCGCCGTCGAGCCGCGGAGAACACTTTGCTCTGCCGGGGCGTCGTGGCCTCGCTGCCCGGCTTCACGGTCACCGAGGCCCGTCCGGGGGAACTGGGCGGAATCGCTCTGGCCGTGTCCCGGGCCGATTACACGAACTTCCACGAGCTGCTCGGGGCCGGCGTGCCGACGGTCTTCGTGCCCGATCCCGGCGGCGCCGACGACGAGCTGGCCCGGGCCCGGTTCGCCGCCGCGGCCGGGGTGGCGATCTGCGCGACCGGCGACGACGAGGCCGCCGCGGCGCTGGAACGGCTGGCCGATCCGGCGGCCCGGGAGGCATTGGCCCGGCGCTGCGCCGAGCTGTCGTTCGGCAACGGGGCCGCCGACGCCGCGGACTGGCTGGCCGGGTTCTGCCGGGAACAATCCGAGACGGGGGCCCGCAGTGTTCGATGA
- a CDS encoding glycosyltransferase, translated as MTAAGSRFRLALTATAARNRSLDARELMARAALGPHGTLEQLLHAARTGDRRWLRRIRRRVDPALVAAVAHIMGLQELRPTDRDDAIALFELVRRACGARALSPANQTLHAQLALAHQGPERARKLLRRYLKIAEPARAGLSADLLVGRRGWAAAFQALMPAPGPTGALFDDLSTAPVERVEGAHRVSVIVTAYRPDRGLITAVRSILAQSWANTEVIIVDDASPPEFEPVLREAVALGERITLIRMPENAGTYAARNAGLDAAGGEFATFQDSDDWSHPRRIELQVRPLIEDRRLVATTSDGLAVTDELMCTRPGVRSGRFNPSSLLLRRGTVLRTVGYFDRLRKAADSEYIGRIQAAFGAGRVRHLDSLPLALIRLSAGSLSRAEIRAHWMHPARTAYMSAYQRHHQLIAQRRASAYRPADGSDRAFPAPDHLLGTVRESAYDVVMVADWRFLESPQRTALDELRALHAAGFRVAVLQLDSYRAIQLRRLPLAAPVQDLVNGGVVDRIALTDPVTAALLVVRQAGVLTFAAATDSGVRAERALIVADRAPVRADGSDHRYDPPACAEVVRELFGAEPSWVPQDPGVRAALRSVADVAAEDLPLALAPGGWVADRTGASAGSAIVGTDLCDAANWPSDAADSLAVCRRVPGADVRVRLPDRPAGTCDVPVEPTWLGYQTGDLESRPFLHQLDFYLHFPPREQAEWYSRPALEAAAAGCVVVMPVRYRGLYGDAAVYCTRSEVDALIARYRADPALFAAQSRRARQVVAAAHDPGQFVARIAALLPALLTIP; from the coding sequence GTGACGGCGGCCGGCTCCCGGTTCCGGCTGGCCCTGACCGCCACCGCCGCGCGCAACCGATCGCTGGACGCCCGCGAGCTGATGGCCCGGGCCGCGCTGGGCCCGCACGGCACGCTGGAACAACTGCTGCACGCGGCGCGGACCGGCGACCGGCGGTGGCTGCGGCGCATCCGGCGTCGGGTCGACCCCGCGCTGGTGGCGGCGGTCGCGCACATCATGGGCTTGCAGGAGCTGCGGCCGACCGACCGGGACGACGCGATCGCGCTGTTCGAGCTGGTGCGGCGGGCGTGCGGCGCGCGGGCGTTGTCGCCGGCCAACCAGACCCTGCACGCCCAGCTCGCCCTGGCCCATCAGGGGCCGGAACGGGCGCGCAAGCTGCTGCGGCGCTACCTGAAGATCGCCGAGCCGGCCCGGGCCGGGCTGTCGGCCGATCTGCTCGTCGGCCGGCGCGGGTGGGCCGCCGCCTTTCAGGCGCTGATGCCGGCGCCGGGTCCCACAGGGGCACTGTTCGACGACCTGAGCACGGCCCCGGTGGAGCGGGTGGAAGGGGCGCACCGGGTCTCGGTGATCGTCACCGCGTACCGGCCGGATCGGGGGCTGATCACCGCGGTGCGCTCGATCCTCGCGCAGAGCTGGGCCAACACCGAGGTGATCATCGTGGATGACGCCTCGCCGCCCGAGTTCGAGCCGGTGCTGCGCGAGGCCGTGGCGCTGGGCGAGCGGATCACGCTGATCCGGATGCCCGAGAACGCGGGCACGTACGCGGCCCGCAACGCGGGGCTCGACGCGGCCGGCGGGGAGTTCGCGACCTTCCAGGACTCCGACGACTGGTCCCATCCGCGCCGGATCGAACTGCAGGTGCGGCCGCTGATCGAGGACCGGCGGCTGGTCGCCACGACCTCGGACGGGCTGGCGGTCACCGACGAACTGATGTGCACCCGGCCGGGCGTGCGCAGCGGGCGGTTCAACCCGTCGTCGCTGCTGCTGCGGCGGGGCACAGTGCTGCGCACAGTGGGCTACTTCGACCGGCTGCGCAAGGCCGCCGACTCCGAGTACATCGGGCGGATCCAGGCCGCCTTCGGCGCGGGCCGGGTGCGTCACCTCGACTCGCTGCCGCTCGCGCTGATCCGGCTGTCGGCGGGCTCGCTGTCCCGCGCCGAGATCCGGGCGCACTGGATGCACCCGGCGCGGACCGCGTACATGTCGGCCTACCAACGGCATCACCAACTCATCGCACAGCGGCGGGCCAGCGCGTACCGGCCGGCGGACGGGTCGGACCGGGCCTTCCCGGCGCCCGATCACCTGCTGGGGACCGTACGGGAAAGCGCCTACGACGTCGTGATGGTGGCCGACTGGCGGTTCCTGGAGAGCCCGCAGCGGACGGCGCTGGACGAACTGCGGGCGCTGCACGCGGCCGGGTTCCGGGTGGCGGTGCTGCAACTCGACTCGTACCGGGCGATCCAGCTGCGCCGGCTCCCGCTCGCCGCACCCGTGCAGGACCTGGTCAACGGCGGGGTCGTCGACCGGATCGCGCTGACCGACCCGGTCACCGCGGCGCTGCTGGTGGTGCGGCAGGCGGGCGTGCTCACCTTCGCGGCGGCGACGGACTCCGGCGTCCGGGCCGAGCGCGCCCTGATCGTGGCGGACCGTGCGCCCGTACGGGCCGACGGCAGCGACCACCGTTACGACCCGCCCGCCTGTGCGGAGGTGGTGCGTGAGCTGTTCGGGGCGGAGCCGTCGTGGGTGCCCCAGGATCCCGGGGTGCGGGCCGCGCTGCGGTCGGTGGCGGACGTGGCGGCGGAGGACCTGCCGCTCGCGCTGGCGCCGGGCGGGTGGGTCGCCGACCGTACGGGGGCCTCGGCGGGGTCGGCCATCGTCGGCACCGATCTCTGCGACGCGGCGAACTGGCCGTCCGACGCCGCCGACAGCCTCGCGGTGTGCCGCCGGGTGCCCGGGGCCGACGTACGGGTCCGGCTGCCCGACCGGCCCGCGGGCACCTGCGACGTGCCGGTGGAGCCGACGTGGCTGGGCTACCAGACAGGTGACCTGGAATCGCGGCCGTTCCTGCACCAGCTCGACTTCTATCTGCACTTCCCGCCGCGTGAACAGGCCGAATGGTATTCGCGGCCGGCACTGGAGGCCGCGGCGGCGGGGTGTGTGGTGGTGATGCCCGTACGGTATCGGGGTCTCTACGGGGACGCGGCCGTGTACTGCACACGGTCCGAAGTGGACGCCCTGATCGCGCGGTACCGGGCCGATCCGGCGCTCTTCGCCGCACAGAGCCGCCGGGCCCGGCAGGTCGTGGCGGCCGCGCACGACCCCGGGCAGTTCGTGGCGCGGATCGCGGCCCTGCTGCCCGCTCTGCTGACGATCCCGTAA
- a CDS encoding class I SAM-dependent methyltransferase, translating into MRRLRRLTRRQAILAAGACLLCAAVGAAALTGNVTVALTLLAIFFTVLFGGLLLIARRISGLARAQRRQQHDVRAVLDQTQRRLLGAMEELLLHSGDRHRELTGALAGQMSAHTRDIEAIVQLFQRVTPRAPMPPAAAPAELLELLHLIRTRKPRFALELGSGQSTVWLAYALEQVGGRLVSLHHDSGAAESARAALATHALVPVAEVREAPLRPVPIGERTFAWYDLESLADVHDVDLLVIGGPPGTTGPDARFPAMALLEERLADAAAVFVADERDVLGRWLETTEGLTREGEALLSYRRVVRQLSRLQ; encoded by the coding sequence ATGCGCCGGTTGCGCAGACTGACCAGGCGTCAGGCGATTCTGGCGGCCGGCGCGTGCCTGCTCTGCGCGGCGGTCGGGGCGGCCGCGCTGACCGGCAACGTCACCGTCGCGCTGACCCTGCTGGCGATCTTCTTCACGGTCCTGTTCGGTGGCCTGCTGCTGATCGCGCGCCGGATCTCGGGACTGGCCCGCGCGCAGCGCCGGCAGCAGCACGACGTGCGCGCGGTGCTCGACCAGACCCAGCGGCGGCTGCTCGGCGCGATGGAGGAACTGCTGCTGCACTCGGGTGACCGGCACCGCGAGCTGACCGGTGCGCTGGCCGGGCAGATGAGCGCGCACACCCGTGACATCGAGGCCATCGTCCAGCTCTTCCAGCGGGTCACGCCGCGGGCCCCGATGCCTCCCGCGGCCGCCCCGGCCGAACTGCTCGAACTGCTGCACCTGATCCGCACCCGTAAGCCGAGGTTCGCGCTCGAACTGGGCAGCGGGCAGTCGACGGTCTGGCTGGCGTACGCGCTGGAACAGGTCGGCGGCCGGCTCGTCTCGCTGCACCACGACTCCGGCGCGGCCGAGAGCGCTCGGGCCGCGCTGGCCACGCACGCGCTCGTGCCGGTGGCCGAGGTGCGCGAGGCGCCGCTGCGCCCGGTGCCGATCGGGGAGCGCACGTTCGCCTGGTACGACCTGGAGTCGCTGGCCGACGTGCACGACGTCGACCTGCTGGTGATCGGCGGCCCGCCCGGCACGACCGGACCCGACGCCCGGTTCCCGGCGATGGCGCTGCTCGAGGAGCGGCTGGCCGACGCGGCGGCGGTGTTCGTGGCCGACGAGCGCGACGTGCTGGGCCGGTGGCTGGAAACGACTGAGGGCCTCACCCGCGAAGGTGAGGCCCTGCTGTCCTATCGACGTGTGGTGCGGCAGCTGAGCCGGTTGCAATAA